In Chanodichthys erythropterus isolate Z2021 chromosome 9, ASM2448905v1, whole genome shotgun sequence, a genomic segment contains:
- the endog gene encoding endonuclease G, mitochondrial encodes MHRVFCSRWVLSGLSLTAGIGIGATLTAASDRLNKSRDTSHSAGLLDRVPVIPIPSVDAASEINTYQPGQVAVSKSTAVMKYGFPSLSNIKSRESYVTSYDPRNRTAAWVIEQLNADTITGTSDRKFCDFKEDDSVHVYHRSSNADYKGSGFDRGHLAAAANHKWSQKAMDDTFYLSNVSPQNPHLNQNAWNNLEKYCRSLTKHYQNVFVCTGPLYLPRQEPDGKMYVKYQVLGKNHVAVPTHFFKIVILEKPRGDVELRSYVMPNMPVDEKIPLERFLVPIESIERASGLLFVPNIMKRTSGLKAITAGP; translated from the exons ATGCATCGTGTGTTCTGCTCGCGGTGGGTTTTATCCGGGCTGTCACTGACAGCTGGCATAGGCATCGGCGCCACCTTGACAGCAGCCAGTGATCGCCTTAATAAAAGCCGGGACACGAGCCACAGCGCTGGACTGCTGGACCGCGTGCCGGTCATCCCGATACCGAGCGTTGATGCAGCGTCAGAGATCAACACGTACCAACCGGGACAGGTCGCTGTAAGCAAATCCACAGCGGTGATGAAGTACGGCTTCCCGTCCCTGTCCAACATCAAGAGCAGAGAGTCTTACGTAACCTCTTACGACCCCAGAAACAGGACTGCAGCGTGGGTCATAGAGCAGCTCAACGCCGACACGATTACCGGGACATCGGACAGAAAGTTCTGCGATTTTAAAGAGGACGACTCGGTCCATGTTTACCACAGATCGAGCAATGCTGATTACAAGGGTAGTGGGTTTGACAGGGGTCATCTGGCTGCAGCAGCCAATCACAAGTGGAGCCAGAAAGCCATGGATGACACCTTCTACCTGAGCAATGTGTCGCCTCAG AATCCTCATTTAAACCAAAACGCATGGAATAACTTGGAGAAATATTGTCGTTCTCTCACCAAGCATTACCAGAATGTCTTCGTGTGCACTGGACCACTCTACCTGCCCCG ACAGGAACCTGACGGGAAAATGTATGTGAAGTATCAGGTTTTGGGAAAGAACCATGTAGCCGTGCCGACTCACTTCTTTAAGATTGTGATTCTGGAAAAGCCAAGAGGAGACGTAGAGCTGCGGTCCTATGTGATGCCCAATATGCCTGTTGATGAGAAGATTCCACTGGAACGCTTCCTGGTCCCCATTGAGAGCATCGAGAGAGCGTCCGGACTGCTGTTCGTACCAAACATCATGAAGAGGACCAGTGGCCTGAAAGCCATTACTGCTGGACCGTGA